A single Paenibacillus kribbensis DNA region contains:
- the pgmB gene encoding beta-phosphoglucomutase — translation MKGNTAHENPLYRECTIEAVIFDLDGVITDTAEYHYIAWKQLGQELGIPFDKEFNEQLKGISRMQSLERILQLGGQDQSYSQAEKADFARRKNEHYVSLLDSLTPEHTYPGIRELLLELRSAGIPAVIASASKNAPQILRALGLESLFQYVVHPDSVAHGKPAPDLFLRGAVEVGAEASRCIGIEDAQAGIQAIKAAGMIAIGIGEENVLKPAGADVVMKDTGGVNLSFLEETLQAFGC, via the coding sequence GTGAAAGGAAATACCGCTCACGAGAATCCATTATACAGGGAGTGCACAATCGAAGCCGTTATTTTTGATTTGGATGGAGTGATAACGGATACGGCGGAATATCATTACATTGCTTGGAAGCAACTTGGGCAAGAACTCGGTATTCCGTTCGACAAGGAATTTAACGAGCAGCTGAAAGGAATCAGTCGCATGCAATCCCTGGAACGCATCCTTCAGCTCGGAGGCCAAGATCAAAGCTATTCTCAGGCGGAAAAAGCTGACTTTGCCCGCCGCAAAAACGAACATTATGTCTCGTTGCTCGATTCCTTGACACCGGAACATACTTATCCGGGTATCCGAGAGTTGCTGCTTGAATTACGGTCAGCCGGCATCCCTGCTGTGATCGCTTCAGCGAGCAAGAATGCGCCGCAAATTCTGCGAGCACTCGGTCTTGAATCATTGTTTCAATATGTTGTTCACCCGGATTCCGTCGCACATGGCAAGCCTGCCCCCGACCTGTTCCTGCGCGGAGCCGTTGAGGTGGGAGCAGAAGCCTCACGCTGCATCGGCATTGAGGATGCCCAAGCAGGCATTCAGGCTATCAAGGCTGCAGGCATGATTGCGATCGGAATAGGGGAAGAGAACGTACTTAAACCTGCAGGAGCAGATGTTGTTATGAAGGATACCGGGGGGGTGAACCTGTCGTTTCTTGAAGAAACGCTGCAGGCGTTTGGATGCTGA